The proteins below come from a single Holdemania massiliensis genomic window:
- a CDS encoding winged helix DNA-binding domain-containing protein: MTKEQAVCRMRHAHHLDRKLPRGQILEAASACGFVNSPPGSWELAVRARVEAVSRNDLHRELIETKRLMQAWSLRGAPTIFPTAEAGTFLGALAAQEDEVPIYAQPLSYTAQALKADQKVLLEALRQACRILDDSIVVGKAQLDHVLAEAMKSYLPQSVRSQADEPSLVAKNQTLLEAAVSYLLRQCSLEGRVMMGERQKQEPVFLSPSAWFGSALDDQPQPQRIVDQFLHCYGPASVQDFARWTGCSRTQAQRLWALGEGERIEVEVQGQRGWMLKADLEELDRLPQETSAIQLLGTHDPFLDLPQRSWILPDPAAQKKVWRLVGSPGVVLQNSQIVGIWNAPVQKGKTQARITLFKALTPAERAQVCAEMTQLQDFLQRPLGTCEFLE, translated from the coding sequence ATGACGAAAGAACAAGCGGTCTGCCGGATGCGGCATGCCCATCATCTGGATCGAAAGCTGCCCCGAGGTCAAATCTTGGAAGCGGCTTCAGCCTGCGGTTTTGTCAACAGTCCGCCGGGAAGCTGGGAACTGGCTGTCAGAGCTCGGGTCGAAGCCGTCAGCCGGAATGATCTGCATCGCGAACTGATCGAAACCAAACGCTTAATGCAGGCGTGGAGTCTGCGTGGGGCACCGACGATTTTTCCGACGGCCGAAGCCGGGACTTTTTTAGGCGCACTGGCCGCGCAGGAGGATGAAGTTCCGATCTATGCCCAACCGCTGAGCTACACCGCCCAAGCGTTAAAGGCGGATCAAAAGGTCTTGCTGGAAGCCTTGCGCCAGGCCTGCCGCATTTTAGACGACAGCATTGTCGTCGGCAAAGCGCAGCTGGATCATGTTCTGGCCGAAGCGATGAAATCCTATTTGCCTCAATCCGTGCGCAGCCAGGCCGATGAACCTTCGCTGGTTGCCAAAAATCAGACGCTGCTGGAAGCAGCGGTGTCTTATCTGCTTCGGCAGTGTTCGCTGGAAGGGCGCGTGATGATGGGAGAAAGACAGAAGCAGGAACCCGTCTTTCTCAGTCCCTCTGCCTGGTTTGGAAGTGCACTGGATGATCAGCCGCAGCCGCAGCGGATCGTCGATCAATTTCTGCACTGCTACGGTCCAGCCTCGGTTCAGGATTTTGCCCGCTGGACGGGCTGCAGCCGGACCCAGGCTCAACGGCTGTGGGCGTTGGGGGAGGGAGAACGGATTGAGGTCGAGGTGCAGGGCCAGCGTGGATGGATGCTGAAAGCGGATCTGGAAGAGCTGGACAGGCTGCCGCAGGAAACTTCCGCAATTCAGCTGCTGGGCACACATGATCCATTTCTGGATTTGCCTCAGCGCAGCTGGATTCTGCCGGATCCGGCTGCACAGAAAAAAGTCTGGCGTCTTGTCGGAAGTCCCGGCGTTGTGCTTCAAAATTCACAGATTGTTGGGATCTGGAACGCTCCGGTACAAAAGGGGAAGACTCAGGCCCGCATCACCTTGTTCAAAGCGCTGACCCCTGCGGAACGCGCTCAGGTTTGCGCGGAAATGACCCAGCTGCAGGACTTTCTCCAACGCCCTTTGGGAACCTGCGAGTTTTTGGAATAA
- a CDS encoding AraC family transcriptional regulator encodes MQNEIFQYTIQPDALGQRLYQYRLKAFRIGRILAKAEENPQSYIHLFRVNYILRGEAMLIIDDQAFPVCSGHAVIIPPRGILTQADPKADVETYFINFDVSNLTLRDEFVTRMMEWFPFYQVHDNDRKILLYFFDQIFKEASHSNLGSCLTVQNLFCSLLIKMVRLACEGEAVFDLQPTPINSTHYLISRAVSYIYQHIGDPVSVKAVADHLNISEIYLYKLFKEHTQQSPQTFILEYRMHLACEYLSNPEYSMKEIAQQLGFASADYFSASFHKYAGCSPSAYRQKQLPANLTPNPKQEASLIEKPTL; translated from the coding sequence ATGCAAAACGAAATCTTTCAATATACAATTCAGCCGGACGCCCTGGGCCAGCGCTTATATCAGTATCGGCTCAAGGCCTTCCGCATCGGCCGGATTTTAGCCAAGGCTGAGGAAAATCCCCAGTCCTATATTCATCTGTTCCGCGTCAATTATATCCTTCGCGGTGAAGCAATGCTCATCATTGATGATCAGGCTTTTCCGGTTTGTTCAGGTCATGCCGTCATCATTCCGCCGCGGGGAATTTTAACTCAGGCCGATCCGAAGGCGGATGTTGAAACTTACTTCATTAACTTTGACGTCAGCAATCTGACCCTTCGTGATGAGTTTGTAACGCGGATGATGGAATGGTTCCCGTTCTATCAGGTCCATGACAATGATCGGAAGATTCTGCTTTATTTCTTTGACCAGATTTTTAAGGAAGCCTCCCACTCCAATTTAGGTTCCTGTCTGACAGTACAGAATCTATTTTGTTCCCTGCTTATTAAAATGGTGCGTCTGGCTTGTGAGGGTGAAGCTGTTTTCGATCTGCAGCCCACGCCCATCAATTCAACGCATTATCTGATCAGCCGGGCAGTCAGCTACATTTATCAGCACATCGGCGATCCGGTCAGCGTCAAAGCGGTGGCGGACCATCTCAATATCAGCGAGATCTATCTTTATAAGCTGTTCAAGGAACACACTCAGCAGTCGCCGCAAACCTTTATTCTTGAATATCGAATGCATCTGGCCTGCGAATATCTCAGCAACCCGGAATATTCGATGAAGGAGATCGCGCAGCAGCTGGGCTTTGCGAGCGCGGATTATTTTTCAGCCAGCTTTCATAAATATGCCGGCTGTTCCCCTTCAGCCTACCGTCAAAAGCAGCTCCCTGCCAATCTAACACCCAATCCAAAGCAAGAAGCATCCCTAATCGAAAAACCAACCCTTTAA
- a CDS encoding AraC family transcriptional regulator — protein sequence MENTIFQYDIHPDELGRRLYQYRIKAFNAGYLKAAAEENPQSYIHLFRIDYIVKGRGLILADQQVYPVEAGSAVFLPPSALLIPTEQQEELEVYFVNFEISNLPMRQEFLRRMSDLIPQFQVRDTEDQAMKFMLENIFAEASNHQPGGCLIIQNLFSSLLIFMVRQAQKGLAPHSLAPVPVKNTNYLISRAVSYIQLHLQENLSVKGLAQHLGISEIYLYKLFKAHTGQSVQLFILNYRLQIAKDYLSNPDYTVKMIADELGFASPHHFSSIFRKHVGISPTGYRRQLQDQNEMLLNPE from the coding sequence ATGGAAAACACAATTTTTCAATATGATATTCATCCGGATGAATTAGGCAGACGCCTTTATCAATACCGGATCAAGGCGTTTAATGCCGGCTATCTCAAAGCCGCTGCCGAGGAAAACCCACAGTCGTATATTCATTTATTCCGCATTGACTATATCGTAAAAGGCCGCGGATTAATTTTGGCGGATCAGCAGGTTTATCCGGTGGAAGCCGGCTCCGCGGTCTTTCTTCCGCCCAGTGCTTTATTGATCCCCACGGAGCAGCAGGAGGAGCTCGAGGTTTATTTTGTCAACTTTGAGATCAGCAATCTGCCGATGCGGCAGGAATTTTTAAGGCGCATGAGCGATCTGATACCGCAGTTTCAGGTCCGGGATACGGAAGATCAGGCGATGAAATTCATGTTGGAAAACATCTTTGCGGAAGCTTCTAACCATCAGCCCGGCGGCTGTCTGATCATTCAGAACTTGTTTTCTTCCCTGCTGATCTTCATGGTACGGCAGGCGCAGAAAGGTCTGGCACCTCACTCCCTGGCTCCAGTTCCCGTCAAAAACACCAACTATCTGATCAGCCGGGCAGTCAGCTATATTCAGCTTCATCTGCAGGAAAACCTGAGTGTGAAAGGATTAGCTCAGCATTTGGGAATCAGCGAAATCTATCTCTACAAACTGTTTAAGGCGCATACCGGTCAATCTGTTCAGCTGTTTATCCTCAATTATCGGCTGCAGATCGCCAAAGACTATCTGAGCAACCCTGACTATACCGTTAAGATGATCGCCGATGAACTGGGATTTGCGAGTCCGCATCATTTCTCCTCAATCTTCCGCAAGCATGTCGGCATTTCGCCTACGGGCTACCGCCGTCAGCTTCAGGATCAGAATGAAATGCTGCTGAACCCAGAATAA
- a CDS encoding IS200/IS605 family accessory protein TnpB-related protein, protein MIYRCSSEKREIPLKIEFHQHKEELERAVRLPHNTPGKAVAYVLEDHGAYFIIKAIVEMEEKAKRENTEQGVIGIDINVNHIAVSETDGCGNCVLLKTVKMPLDGKTSEQRKHQICQTAKEIVLECVRSHKPLVMEDLDFQKTKNKMRYGNRRQNKMLSDFATRKIEEAIVRRCWKEGYGVKKVNPANTSKIGKEKYSQRMGCTVHMAAAYVIARRGMGME, encoded by the coding sequence TTGATTTACCGCTGCAGTAGTGAGAAACGGGAGATCCCGCTCAAGATTGAATTTCATCAACACAAAGAAGAATTGGAAAGAGCGGTAAGACTGCCGCATAATACACCTGGAAAAGCAGTGGCTTATGTGTTGGAAGATCATGGCGCTTATTTTATTATCAAAGCGATCGTCGAGATGGAAGAGAAAGCGAAGAGAGAAAACACAGAACAAGGGGTCATTGGCATTGATATCAATGTCAATCATATCGCGGTAAGTGAAACGGATGGCTGCGGAAACTGTGTTTTATTGAAAACGGTGAAAATGCCTCTGGATGGGAAAACCAGTGAACAAAGGAAACATCAAATATGTCAGACAGCCAAGGAAATAGTCTTAGAATGTGTGCGGAGTCATAAGCCGTTAGTGATGGAAGATTTGGATTTTCAGAAGACAAAAAATAAGATGCGGTATGGGAATCGAAGACAAAATAAAATGTTATCCGACTTTGCAACAAGAAAGATCGAAGAAGCGATTGTGCGACGATGCTGGAAAGAGGGATATGGAGTAAAGAAGGTGAATCCAGCGAATACAAGCAAGATCGGGAAAGAAAAATACAGCCAAAGAATGGGCTGTACAGTGCATATGGCAGCCGCGTATGTGATAGCGCGGCGAGGGATGGGAATGGAATAG
- a CDS encoding flavodoxin domain-containing protein: MKKCMVMYASSTGNTEQMAMAIAEQARKEGAEVVLCTASTLPAAELPTITHWALGCSAHGVEELDEAEFMPALEQIEPYLRGKPVLLFGSYGWGAGAYMKPWEERTRLIGGILCGEGFVFEGAPAEAAVEEGRQRAKTLLAQ, translated from the coding sequence ATGAAAAAATGTATGGTGATGTATGCTTCATCGACCGGCAATACAGAACAGATGGCGATGGCAATTGCGGAACAGGCGCGGAAAGAAGGCGCAGAGGTGGTGCTGTGCACAGCGTCCACACTGCCTGCGGCCGAGCTGCCAACCATTACCCATTGGGCTTTGGGCTGTTCAGCCCATGGCGTTGAGGAATTGGATGAAGCGGAGTTTATGCCGGCTTTGGAACAGATTGAGCCGTATCTGCGTGGAAAACCGGTGCTGTTGTTTGGCTCCTATGGCTGGGGTGCGGGTGCGTATATGAAGCCGTGGGAGGAACGGACGCGGCTGATCGGCGGGATTCTGTGCGGCGAGGGTTTCGTGTTTGAAGGCGCACCGGCGGAAGCGGCGGTTGAAGAAGGAAGACAACGGGCGAAGACACTGCTGGCGCAGTAA
- a CDS encoding transposase, whose protein sequence is MKAVNSIILFEDYDVDLDFVWWHYIDHQTHERVDVFDSTLVFMKKLILHIPDDHFKMVRYLGAYTSRKKKLCRCIQKMLRKPRAWIRKKLSSYRAFRKESTGIDPFLCSCGHIMEFVESFFPAGLEVKINEIWELYDWHRELDPLQVY, encoded by the coding sequence ATGAAAGCAGTTAACTCGATTATTCTCTTTGAAGACTATGATGTTGACCTTGACTTTGTCTGGTGGCACTATATCGACCATCAAACCCACGAACGTGTAGATGTGTTTGATTCCACTCTCGTTTTCATGAAAAAGCTCATTCTTCATATTCCTGATGATCATTTCAAAATGGTTCGTTACTTAGGCGCCTATACTTCTCGAAAAAAGAAACTTTGTCGCTGTATTCAAAAAATGTTACGTAAGCCTCGAGCTTGGATTCGTAAGAAGCTTTCTTCTTATCGAGCATTTCGTAAGGAGTCCACAGGCATTGATCCTTTCCTTTGTTCCTGCGGACACATCATGGAATTTGTTGAATCCTTTTTCCCGGCTGGATTGGAGGTGAAAATCAATGAAATCTGGGAACTCTATGACTGGCACCGTGAACTCGATCCCCTTCAAGTGTACTAA
- a CDS encoding cyclic-di-AMP receptor has protein sequence MKLILAIVSNDDSSSVSSALTKANFQVTRLATTGGFLRAGNTTMIVGTDDDKVDQAIEIIGNESKRRTEIVPSTASYDIGRYASFPVEVQVGGATIFVLDVEKFLKL, from the coding sequence ATGAAACTGATCTTAGCCATTGTATCTAATGATGATAGTTCCAGTGTTTCTTCTGCTTTAACCAAAGCCAATTTCCAGGTAACGCGGCTGGCGACTACCGGCGGATTCCTGCGGGCAGGCAATACAACGATGATCGTCGGTACAGATGACGATAAGGTGGATCAGGCTATCGAAATTATCGGCAATGAAAGTAAGCGCAGAACAGAAATCGTTCCGTCGACTGCTTCTTACGATATCGGCCGGTATGCTTCGTTCCCGGTTGAAGTTCAGGTCGGAGGGGCAACCATCTTCGTTCTGGATGTCGAGAAATTCCTGAAACTGTAA